Part of the Thiohalophilus sp. genome is shown below.
AAGGAAGATCATGTTTTGCTGATGGACCTGGGACTGGTGACGGCTGTCACGCCCAAAGTTGTCAGCCTCGGCAAATCGGGCTTCGAGCCGGTACAGCGTGAACCGATCGTCGTGTAAATTTTGTGCCGGCGCGTCGCGAGGGCTGGGACGCTGGCCAAAACCCCGGGGAGCGCTCGCGATGTGTAACCTGTTGATTACCAGTATGAAATCCAGGGTAGAAATGGTTATGGATTTGAATAGCGGCAGGGTTGAGTATAGGATTAATCACTACTCGCACCAAGCCTCGCAAAGCCGCCTGGCGCAAGGGATTGCAAAGGGACTGTATTCCTCCGCATAACGCGGAGGCCTCATTGAAGCGATCTGGCGCAGCACGACAACTGGCGTGTGCTGTTGTATTCCTCCGCATAACGCGGAGGCCTCATTGAAGCCGTGGTGTGCATGTGAATGCGATGGCGATGATGGACGTATTCCTCCGCATAACGCGGAGGCCTCATTGAAGCTTGTTGGCCCCTACCTCGTCGGCCAGCGCCTCAAGGTATTCCTCCGCATAACGCGGAGGCCTCATTGAAGCAATCGTGGATATGTTGGATCGGCATGAGTGAGGAAGGTATTCCTCCGCATAACGCGGAGGCCTCATTGAAGCCTGTCCGGCGTCAACGATACGGTCGAAGTAGGCTTCGTATTCCTCCGCATAACGCGGAGGCCTCATTGAAGCCTTGTCAGTCCACTTGTCTGTCTGGATACGGCCTTCGTATTCCTCCGCATAACGCGGAGGCCTCATTGAAGCGTCAGAATAATAGTACCCTTCAGCAGCAAGTGTCCCGTATTCCTCCGCATAACGCGGAGGCCTCATTGAAGCAGCGTAAGAAGCTGACCAAGAAAGACGGAGGTGAGTCATGTATTCCTCCGCATAACGCGGAGGCCTCATTGAAGCTCGGCCTGGTCTCTTGGTAGTCCGCCCTCGATTTCCGTATTCCTCCGCATAACGCGGAGGCCTCATTGAAGCCCGTATTTCATCGTCCTCCGGCAAAATACGCCGCTGGTATTCCTCCGCATAACGCGGAGGCCTCATTGAAGCCGGCATTGCACACACAACCCATCCACCAGCCGGTTAAGTATTCCTCCGCATAACGCGGAGGCCTCATTGAAGCGCTATCAAGAACAGCAAGGGTGCGGGGCTGGTCAAGTATTCCTCCGCATAACGCGGAGGCCTCATTGAAGCATCACTACATCATTCATTTTGCCATCTCCTGTGCCAGGTATTCCTCCGCATAACGCGGAGGCCTCATTGAAGCGAGCATACGAACCAGACACATGATGAGCGAATGAGGTATTCCTCCGCATAACGCGGAGGCCTCATTGAAGCATCGTCCCACCTCCCAAATAGTGCATTGCATATCTGGTATTCCTCCGCATAACGCGGAGGCCTCATTGAAGCTGCTGCTCTGTAGGAAATTTGTGGTTTAGGAGGTAGGTATTCCTCCGCATAACGCGGAGGCCTCATTGAAGCATGGCTATATTGTGCTTTCTTTTAATCGTGGACGTATGTATTCCTCCGCATAACGCGGAGGCCTCATTGAAGCAAGGTCAAAGGTGGCTATGTCACGGTTGGTCAGTATTGTATTCCTCCGCATAACGCGGAGGCCTCATTGAAGCATCTTGGCGTTGAGCAGTGGGCGCACCAGCCGTTGTTGTATTCCTCCGCATAACGCGGAGGCCTCATTGAAGCCGCCAGCAATTCGACGATGCCGACACCCTGGCGAAAGGTATTCCTCCGCATAACGCGGAGGCCTCATTGAAGCTTCCGGATCGATTCCCAGCTTATACAACCGGCCGGCAGGTATTCCTCCGCATAACGCGGAGGCCTCATTGAAGCATCGCCGCGCCGATGCCGTAGTATTTCAACTGCGGGTTGGTATTCCTCCGCATAACGCGGTGGCCTAATTGATGCGACCAGTCACTATTCTCCGCATATTGCGCGGATAATAGGTGGGTCGTTCTCCGCAAGAAGGGGAAGGCGGTCCTGGCTGGTGGATTCCGTCCCAGAGCAAAATAATAATAACGGCTGATAAGAGTAGGTGTCGATCTGGGAGGATTGAATCAGATATCACAAAACTTTTTTATAAGGGATTATGGTCGGGGAGAGGGCGCCATATTTGCACGATTTGATTTCCCCAAAAGCACTCGGAAACCCGCATAAAATGGGGAAATATAGTACTGGTTTTCCCCAAAAGAAACGCTCTAAGTCATTGATGAAAAAGAAAAACCGGGACCCCTCATAACCCGAAGGTCAGAGGTTCAAATCCTCTCCCCGCTACCAAACAACAAAAAGGCCGGTTTTTCCGGCTTTCTTTGTCTCTGGCGGTTGGGTTTCATTGTTATCTTGCACTGGAAGTGGGTTCGTTGACCCTGATGATCGGCCACTCGTTTGGCCAAAGAGTGTAAGTCTGGAAAACGGGGACTGTTGTTCTCGCTAGCCACGCGCCAGGCGGGACAAAGCCGCTTCGTGTATTCGCAATAATGCTTTCCCCAAGGTAAAATAGCTTTTGCATATCGCGACTGGAGGAGCCCCGTCGTCAATGGGCCGATACCTTTACCGAGTCGGCTTCCTGTTGCTACCGGATAAATGACTCGATTTTGCAGGGTGCTCTCGTCTTTAAACAGGCGTGTGTCGCCCCCAGATCAAGAAATTGTCCTGGTGAGGCTGCTTTCCGGTTAAAAACCAAGTAAAATACTCAACATATAACCTTACAAGATAAGGCGTTGAAATTTCATCACCAGGCCAGTATAAAACCTAGTAAATTACTCGGAAATAGTCCGGAGGTTATCGAGGATGACGGCGACACCCAATACAGTGGATGAACTCATTGATCGTGGTTACGAGCACGGTTTTATCACCGAGATCGAGTCCGACACCTTCCCGCCGGGTTTCAATGAAGACGTCATTCGTGCCCTGTCGGCCAAGAAGAACGAGCCCGAGTGGATGCTGGAGTGGCGCCTCAAGGCGTATCGGCACTGGCTGACCCTGGAGCAGCCCAGCTGGGCTCATCTGGACTATCCGCCGATCGACTATCAGTCTATCTCTTATTATTCCGCGCCGAAAAAAGCCGGCGACGGCCCCCAGAGTCTGGACGAGGTCGACCCGGAGCTGATCGAAACCTACAACAAGCTGGGGATTCCGCTGGAAGAGCAGATGGCTCTGGCCGGGGTCGCCGTCGATGCGGTATTCGACAGCGTCTCGGTGGCCACCACCTTCCGGGAGAAACTGTCCGAAGCCGGCGTGATCTTCTGCTCCATGTCTGAAGCCGTTCAGGACTATCCGGATCTGATCAAGCAGTACCTGGGTACTGTGGTGCCGCATACGGATAATTTCTTCGCCTGCATGAATGCGGCGGTCTTCTCCGACGGCACCTTTGTGTATATCCCGAAGGGCGTGCGTTGCCCGATGGAGCTGTCCACCTATTTCCGGATTAACGAGGCCAACACCGGCCAGTTCGAACGCACCCTCATCGTGGCCGAAGAAGCCAGCTATGTCAGTTACCTGGAAGGTTGCACCGCGCCGATGCGCGACGAGAACCAGCTGCATGCCGCCGTGGTCGAATTGGTTGCCATGGACGACGCCAGGATCAAATATTCGACCGTCCAGAACTGGTATCCCGGCAATGCCGAAGGCAAGGGCGGGATCTACAACTTTGTGACCAAGCGTGGCGATTGCCGCGGCGATCGTTCGCACATCTCCTGGACCCAGGTGGAAACCGGCTCGGCCATCACCTGGAAGTATCCCAGCTGCATTTTGCGCGGTGACGATTCCACCGGCGAGTTTTACTCGGTGGCCGTGGCCCGGGGTCGCCAGCAGGCTGACACCGGCACCAAGATGATTCACATGGGGCGCAATACCAAAAGCACCATCGTCTCCAAGGGCATCTCCGCCGGCCAGGGCCAGAATAGCTATCGCGGGCTGGTACGCATGACACCCAGGGCGGAGAACGCGCGCAACCACACTCAGTGTGATTCGCTGCTGATTGGCGATACCTGCGGGGCGCATACCTATCCGTATATCGAGGTGCGTAATCCCACCGCCAAGATGGAACACGAAGCGACCACCTCGAAAATCAGTGAAGACCAGTTGTTCTATTGTCGGCAGCGTGGCCTGTCTGAAGAAGACGCCGTGTCGATGATCGTCAACGGATTCTGCAAGGAAGTCTTCAATGAATTGCCCATGGAGTTTGCTGTCGAAGCACAGAAGCTCCTCAACGTCACCCTGGAAGGTGCCGTCGGTTAACCCAATCAAGTTTGGAGGATAACGACATGTTGTCAATTAAAAACCTGCACGTCAGTATCGAAGGCAAGCCGATACTTAACGGCCTCAACCTGGAAATCGGTACTGGCGAGGTCCATGCCATCATGGGCCCCAACGGCTCCGGAAAAAGTACCCTGTCTTACGTCCTTTCCGGGCGCGAAGGCTATGAAGTTACCGACGGGCAGATCCTGTACGAGGGTGAAGACCTGCTGGAACTGGAAACCGAGGAGCGGGCCCACAAGGGCGTGTTCCTCGCCATGCAATACCCGGTGGAATTACCCGGCGTGAATAACATGGTGTTTCTCAAAGAGTCGCTGAACGCGATTCGCCGCGCACGCGGTGAAGAAGAGCTGGACTCGGTCAAGTTCATGCAACTGGTCAAGGAAAAGGCCAAACTGGTCGAGCTGGACGAGAAACTGCTCAAGCGCAGCGTCAACGCCGGTTTCTCCGGTGGTGAGAAAAAACGTAACGAAATTCTGCAACTGGCCCTGCTGGAGCCAAAGCTGGCGCTGCTGGATGAAACCGACTCCGGACTGGATATCGATGCCTTGCGGATTGTTGCAGAAGGGGTCAATTCACTGCGAGGCCCGGAACGCTCCGTGGTGCTGGTCACGCATTATCAACGTCTGCTGGACTACATCCAGCCGGATTATGTGCATGTACTGTCCGAAGGTCGCATCGTACGGTCCGGCGGCAAGGAGCTGGCGCACGAACTCGAAGAGAAAGGCTACAGCTGGCTCAAAGAGGGAGCAGCCGCATGAGTGCAGGCAACGAACAGTCCCGTCAATGGTTTGAGAAACTGGCACAATCCGGTCAGGTTGAGCTGCCGAGCGAAAAGCTCGGCTGGCTCGACGATGCCCGGCAACAGGCGCGTCAGGCTATCAACACCCTGCCGGTGCCGTATCGCAAGCAGGAGGAGTGGCGCTATACCAGCATCGATGGCCTGCTGAAGCAGGAATTCCAGCCGGCCAATGACCCGTTTACCGCGCTGCAGTCGGTGGATCTGGAGGACTGGCTGCTGCCGGAGATGGATTGTTATCGGCTGGTCTTCGCCAACGGCCGTTGTGTTCCGCACCTTTCCCGGACCAGCGAATTACCCGAAGGTGTGCGCGTCGGCAGCCTGCGCGCGGCATTGACGACCGATCCGGATCTGCTGGCAACCTGGTTCGGTCAAACGGCCAATCACTCTCAACATCTGTTCACGGCTCTGAATACCGCCTTGATCAACGATGGCGTCTTTATTCATGTCGAATCCAATGTGAAGCTGGACAAGCCCATCGAGGTTCTGTATCTCAGTCTGGCGCTGGAAGATGCCGTGGTTGCCCATCCCCGTAATCTGGTGGTGATGGACGCCTGCAGCGAGGCGACCCTGATCGAGCGCTTTGTCAGCACCGGCCAGTCCGTTTATTTCAACAACAATCTGAGCGAGATCATTCTCAATGAATCCGCGTCCTTGACTCATCATCGGGTTCAGGACGAAAGCAGCCAGGCGTATCATCTGAGTAATCTGTTTCTCTCCCAACAGAAACGGAGCCGCTACCGTGGCACGGCAGTGGCACTGGGTGGTGCCTGGGCGCGGACCGAATACAAGGTTAAATTCCTTGATGAGGAAGCGGAATGCCGTCTCAACGGGCTGTATACAGTGGGTGAGAAACAATTGACCGATTTTCATCTGGATATCGATCATGCCAGGCCGCATTGTGCCAGTGAGGAGAATTTTCGCGGTCTTCTGTATGGCAAAGGCCGGGCCGTTTTCGATGGCCGTATTCTGGTCGACAAGAACGCCCAGAAGAGCGATGCCCATCTGCACAACGCCAATCTCATGCTGACCCGCACCGCCGAGGTGGATACCAAGCCCCAGCTGGAAATCTATGCGGATGACGTCAAGTGCAGTCACGGCACTACCGTTGGTCAGCTGGATCCGCAGCAGATCTACTACATGCGTTCACGCGGCATCGAGACCGCCACGGCACAGAAAATGCTGTGCCTCGGTTTTGCAGACGAAATTATCGATACCATTGAAATCGAGCCCCTGCGCCAGCATGTACAGGAAAGACTGCATGGAGCCCTGGAGCAGGTGGTAAATGAACAGTTGCAAGCTGAAGAGGTGGCATAATGAGCGCCAGACGAGTTTTGTTCCAGCCACAGGTCGAGACAAGCGGAGGTGGTCCCGTTGCAGACAGTGACGCCCCCCTGGAAGAGCGAATCGTCGAAGCACTGAAGACGATTTATGACCCGGAAATCCCGGTGAATATTTACGAGCTGGGGTTGATTTACGAACTGCATATCGATCAGGATAACAAGGTTTTTGTCACTATGACCCTGACTACGCCGGGTTGTCCGGTTGCCGGCTCCATGCCGGGGCAGGTGGAACAAACCGTCAAGAGTGTTGAAGGTGTCAACGATGCCGAAGTCGAGCTGGTCTGGGATCCACCGTGGACCATCGATCGCATGACTGAAGAAGCACGTTTAACATTGGGCTTGTTGTAAACAGGAGGTAATTTATGGCTGTTGCATTAACCGAAAGTGCCGCCAAACACGTTGAAGCCATGCTGGGCAAGCGCGGCAGTGGCGTCGGACTGCGTCTGGCTACCCGCAAATCGGGTTGCACCGGCTTTGCGTATGTCGTCGATTATGCCGACGAGGTCAGTGATGACGATGTCGTCTTCGAAAGTCACGGTGTAAAGGTTGTTGTGGACAAGCAGAGCCTGGGTAATATCGATGGGACAGAAGTGGACTACATGAAAACCAATGCCATTAACGAAGGTTTTGAATTTCGCAACCCGAATATCAAGGATATGTGTGGTTGCGGTGAATCCTTCAGCGTCTGAACCCACCGGCAGGAGCACGCATGACGTCGCTTGACGATATCGTCGATACCTTTGAATTACTGGGGGACTGGGATCAGCGTTATCAATACCTGACCGAGCTGGGTGAAAAATTGCCACCTCTGCCGGAAGAAGCCCGTATTGAGGACAATAAGGTCAAGGGCTGTATGAGCCAGGTCTGGGTCCACGCCTATCCCAGCCCGGACAATCCCGAACTGATTCGTTTCCATGGTGATTGCGATACCAGTATTATCAAGGGGGTATTGGCTCTGTTAATCCAACTTGTCGAGGATCGCAGGGCGGACGAGATCGAGGCGCTGGATGTGGACGAGTTTTTTGAAAAGCTCAAGCTCGATGAACACCTCTCGCCAAACCGTCATGTCGGTATCTATGCTATCGTCGACCTGATGAAACAGCAGGTTCGGGCACTCAAGGCCAGTCAGCAGGTCTCCGCCTGATTGAAGTTCCCAGGTACGTCAAAGCCTACCACCGAACACACCGAGAGCACTGAACACACTGAAATGGGTAGTTGAGTTCTTCGGTGACTTCGGTGTTTTCCGTGTCTTCAGTGGTTTCTCCACAGCCTGGACTCACCCTACAACAAAAAAGCCGGGCAGTGCCCGGCTTTTTTCATGGTCGCAGTCGGCTGATTTATTCGTGCTCGTGACCGCCCGGACCGTGGACGTGGCCGTGGTCCAGCTCTTCCTGGGTGGGTTCACGGACTTCGGTGATGGTCACGTCGAAGTGCAGGGCCTGGCCCGCCAGCGGGTGGTTGCCATCGATGACCACACCGTCATCCTTGATGTCCATCACGGTAATGGTCAGCGGCTGGCCTTCCGGGGTCATGGCCTGATACTGCGCACCAACCTGGACTTCAGTGCCTTCGAACATGTCATTCGGGACGGTCTGGATCATGCTGTCATCGCGCTGACCATAGGCGTCATCCGGCTGCACACTGACGTTGAGTGAATCACCTTCACTCTTGCCCACCAGGGCGTTTTCCAGGCCGGGAATAATATTACCAGCGCCATGCAGATAGGCCAGGCCGGGGCCGCCCTGAGAGGAATCCAGCACGTTGCCGGTGTCATCTTTGAGGGTATAGTCGATTGTGACGACCTTGTTTTCGGAGATTTGCATAGGTATTCCTTGGAAATTCTGTTGATTTTTGGAGGTACTGTCGTTCAAACACCAATACGGTCAGGGAGCCTGCGAAGTGGGAATGAAAGAAGCCCGATTGCGTTAATAATGCGCGATCCTAGCACAGACTGAAACGGATTTCAGGGGGGGGGCGGTAGCTTCCCGGTCTGGCAAAACGTCTCTGCCGGAGCCGAGCCCGGGGGCTTGTGGGGCCCTGGGACCCTCCCGAACAGGGCGCAGAACGGTGCTCAGCACTCTGTTCCCCCGACGGTACGGATAGGGTGCCTGCGCGCAAATCGTGTTATAAAGCGTCCTCGGTTCCCGGTCGGATCCCGGTCCTGAAATTTACCCAGCCAGAGATGAGTGTATGCAAATTAAAACGGTGAATACCCGAGCCTATCAGGAT
Proteins encoded:
- a CDS encoding SUF system Fe-S cluster assembly protein, which encodes MSARRVLFQPQVETSGGGPVADSDAPLEERIVEALKTIYDPEIPVNIYELGLIYELHIDQDNKVFVTMTLTTPGCPVAGSMPGQVEQTVKSVEGVNDAEVELVWDPPWTIDRMTEEARLTLGLL
- the sufB gene encoding Fe-S cluster assembly protein SufB encodes the protein MTATPNTVDELIDRGYEHGFITEIESDTFPPGFNEDVIRALSAKKNEPEWMLEWRLKAYRHWLTLEQPSWAHLDYPPIDYQSISYYSAPKKAGDGPQSLDEVDPELIETYNKLGIPLEEQMALAGVAVDAVFDSVSVATTFREKLSEAGVIFCSMSEAVQDYPDLIKQYLGTVVPHTDNFFACMNAAVFSDGTFVYIPKGVRCPMELSTYFRINEANTGQFERTLIVAEEASYVSYLEGCTAPMRDENQLHAAVVELVAMDDARIKYSTVQNWYPGNAEGKGGIYNFVTKRGDCRGDRSHISWTQVETGSAITWKYPSCILRGDDSTGEFYSVAVARGRQQADTGTKMIHMGRNTKSTIVSKGISAGQGQNSYRGLVRMTPRAENARNHTQCDSLLIGDTCGAHTYPYIEVRNPTAKMEHEATTSKISEDQLFYCRQRGLSEEDAVSMIVNGFCKEVFNELPMEFAVEAQKLLNVTLEGAVG
- a CDS encoding iron-sulfur cluster assembly accessory protein, with the translated sequence MAVALTESAAKHVEAMLGKRGSGVGLRLATRKSGCTGFAYVVDYADEVSDDDVVFESHGVKVVVDKQSLGNIDGTEVDYMKTNAINEGFEFRNPNIKDMCGCGESFSV
- the sufC gene encoding Fe-S cluster assembly ATPase SufC, whose translation is MLSIKNLHVSIEGKPILNGLNLEIGTGEVHAIMGPNGSGKSTLSYVLSGREGYEVTDGQILYEGEDLLELETEERAHKGVFLAMQYPVELPGVNNMVFLKESLNAIRRARGEEELDSVKFMQLVKEKAKLVELDEKLLKRSVNAGFSGGEKKRNEILQLALLEPKLALLDETDSGLDIDALRIVAEGVNSLRGPERSVVLVTHYQRLLDYIQPDYVHVLSEGRIVRSGGKELAHELEEKGYSWLKEGAAA
- the sufD gene encoding Fe-S cluster assembly protein SufD, producing MSAGNEQSRQWFEKLAQSGQVELPSEKLGWLDDARQQARQAINTLPVPYRKQEEWRYTSIDGLLKQEFQPANDPFTALQSVDLEDWLLPEMDCYRLVFANGRCVPHLSRTSELPEGVRVGSLRAALTTDPDLLATWFGQTANHSQHLFTALNTALINDGVFIHVESNVKLDKPIEVLYLSLALEDAVVAHPRNLVVMDACSEATLIERFVSTGQSVYFNNNLSEIILNESASLTHHRVQDESSQAYHLSNLFLSQQKRSRYRGTAVALGGAWARTEYKVKFLDEEAECRLNGLYTVGEKQLTDFHLDIDHARPHCASEENFRGLLYGKGRAVFDGRILVDKNAQKSDAHLHNANLMLTRTAEVDTKPQLEIYADDVKCSHGTTVGQLDPQQIYYMRSRGIETATAQKMLCLGFADEIIDTIEIEPLRQHVQERLHGALEQVVNEQLQAEEVA
- a CDS encoding SufE family protein → MTSLDDIVDTFELLGDWDQRYQYLTELGEKLPPLPEEARIEDNKVKGCMSQVWVHAYPSPDNPELIRFHGDCDTSIIKGVLALLIQLVEDRRADEIEALDVDEFFEKLKLDEHLSPNRHVGIYAIVDLMKQQVRALKASQQVSA
- a CDS encoding peptidylprolyl isomerase; translation: MQISENKVVTIDYTLKDDTGNVLDSSQGGPGLAYLHGAGNIIPGLENALVGKSEGDSLNVSVQPDDAYGQRDDSMIQTVPNDMFEGTEVQVGAQYQAMTPEGQPLTITVMDIKDDGVVIDGNHPLAGQALHFDVTITEVREPTQEELDHGHVHGPGGHEHE